A region of Drosophila suzukii chromosome 2L, CBGP_Dsuzu_IsoJpt1.0, whole genome shotgun sequence DNA encodes the following proteins:
- the LOC136116976 gene encoding uncharacterized protein: MDSADCSSESDLSSWSNCSVGDGPTASSCTLQACPSKGCNVDCCGGDPERPPYKRVMPEDRRYGVVVSNEENPSCCEFTCVLQFLLKSFHRVKEEVSSLRFSECTSVAKFDCNLLIVGEDDYTKDWLITQTRAICPPFKVTSFIRHFELIKVSFVIPKVDARLCRIFYLFEKQNCGLGTGKWCVVKQSPLDECSPEYQSKVVYPDAENVEILAYIDEESVDIIKNKCSKICFGLLSKGLAHPNDFVRKRFQSFQIYNFVSNISRALSLEDDL, translated from the coding sequence ATGGATTCTGCCGATTGTAGCTCGGAATCAGACCTAAGTTCTTGGTCAAACTGTTCTGTGGGCGATGGGCCAACTGCCAGTAGCTGCACACTGCAAGCCTGCCCCTCGAAGGGGTGTAATGTAGACTGCTGCGGAGGAGACCCCGAACGTCCTCCGTATAAAAGGGTCATGCCGGAGGATCGGCGGTACGGAGTCGTAGTGAGCAATGAGGAGAACCCCTCTTGCTGCGAATTCACTTGCGTTCTTCAGTTCTTGCTGAAGTCCTTCCACAGGGTTAAGGAGGAAGTGAGCTCTCTGCGCTTCAGCGAATGCACCTCGGTGGCAAAATTCGACTGCAACTTGCTGATCGTCGGCGAGGACGATTATACGAAGGACTGGCTGATTACCCAGACCAGAGCGATCTGCCCACCCTTCAAAGTCACCTCTTTCATCCGACACTTCGAACTGATCAAGGTGTCTTTCGTGATTCCAAAGGTGGACGCTCGTCTCTGCCGCATATTTTACCTCTTTGAGAAGCAGAACTGTGGACTCGGCACTGGCAAGTGGTGTGTGGTGAAACAATCCCCTCTGGATGAATGCAGCCCGGAGTACCAATCAAAGGTGGTGTACCCAGACGCGGAGAACGTAGAGATACTGGCCTACATAGACGAAGAGAGCGTAGACATAATCAAGAACAAGTGCTCGAAGATCTGCTTTGGACTTTTGTCCAAAGGTCTAGCCCATCCGAATGACTTCGTTCGAAAGCGTTTTCAATCATTTCagatttataattttgttagcAATATATCGAGAGCCTTGTCACTAGAAGATGATTTGTAA